From one Streptomyces sp. NBC_01478 genomic stretch:
- the hpaB gene encoding 4-hydroxyphenylacetate 3-monooxygenase, oxygenase component — protein sequence MAARTGKEYLERLSASRPTVHIQGETITGGVQDHPAFRNVVRTYAELYDLQHSAEHKDTLTYTSPTSGEPVGTSFLTPKTPEDLVKRRKAFKVWADYSNGMLGRTGDYMNSSLMALASAADWFAQANPAFGENIRRYYEKVREEDLLCTHTLIPPQVNRAMAGTQQAGGKLAARIVKEDDNGVVIRGARMLATIAPFADEMLVFPSTVLRGTPEDKPYSYAFAIPNDTPGLRYIAREPLDYDRPRHDHPLSSRFEESDCVVVFDDVHVPFERCFALGDAELCNGFYSQTSSVVHMTHQVVTRTSAKTEYILGLVSLLTEAIGIEQFQHVQEDIAEIITTLEMLRAFLRAAEADAEINEYGVLTPAFAPLNAARNLYPKLYQRFPQILRKLGASGLMATPTELDINGPAAADIEAYLQSATLTGPERVKLFRLVWDTCISAFSSRQALYEYYFFGDPVRMAGAYVKSYDREPYKARVQEFLERS from the coding sequence ATGGCCGCACGTACCGGCAAGGAATACCTCGAGCGACTGTCCGCCTCCCGTCCCACGGTGCACATCCAGGGCGAGACCATCACCGGCGGTGTCCAGGACCACCCGGCCTTCCGCAATGTGGTGCGCACCTACGCCGAGCTGTACGACCTTCAGCACTCCGCCGAGCACAAGGACACCCTGACCTACACCTCCCCCACCTCCGGCGAGCCGGTCGGCACCTCGTTCCTTACCCCGAAGACGCCGGAAGACCTGGTCAAGCGGCGCAAGGCGTTCAAGGTGTGGGCCGACTACAGCAACGGCATGCTCGGCCGCACCGGCGACTACATGAACAGCTCCCTGATGGCGCTGGCCTCCGCCGCCGACTGGTTCGCCCAGGCCAACCCCGCCTTCGGCGAGAACATCCGCCGCTACTACGAGAAGGTCCGTGAAGAGGACCTGCTGTGCACGCACACCCTGATCCCGCCGCAGGTCAACCGTGCGATGGCCGGCACCCAGCAGGCCGGCGGCAAGCTGGCCGCGCGGATCGTGAAGGAGGACGACAACGGGGTCGTCATCCGCGGCGCGCGGATGCTCGCCACCATCGCCCCGTTCGCCGACGAGATGCTCGTCTTCCCCTCCACCGTGCTGCGCGGCACCCCCGAGGACAAGCCGTACTCGTACGCCTTCGCCATCCCCAACGACACGCCCGGCCTGCGCTACATCGCCCGCGAACCGCTCGACTACGACCGCCCCCGCCACGACCACCCGCTCTCCTCCCGCTTCGAGGAGTCGGACTGCGTGGTCGTCTTCGACGACGTGCACGTCCCCTTCGAGCGCTGTTTCGCGCTCGGCGACGCCGAGTTGTGCAACGGCTTCTACTCCCAGACGTCGTCCGTGGTGCACATGACGCACCAGGTCGTCACCCGGACGTCCGCCAAGACCGAGTACATCCTGGGTCTGGTGTCCCTGCTGACCGAGGCCATCGGCATCGAGCAGTTCCAGCACGTCCAGGAGGACATCGCCGAGATCATCACCACGCTGGAGATGCTGCGCGCCTTCCTGCGCGCCGCCGAGGCCGACGCCGAGATCAACGAGTACGGCGTCCTCACCCCGGCCTTCGCCCCGCTGAACGCGGCCCGCAATCTCTACCCCAAGCTCTACCAGCGCTTCCCGCAGATCCTGCGCAAGCTCGGCGCCTCCGGCCTGATGGCCACGCCGACCGAGCTCGACATCAACGGCCCGGCCGCCGCCGACATCGAGGCCTACCTGCAGTCCGCGACCCTGACCGGCCCGGAGCGCGTGAAGCTGTTCCGGCTGGTGTGGGACACCTGCATCTCCGCCTTCTCCAGCCGCCAGGCCCTGTACGAGTACTACTTCTTCGGCGACCCGGTCCGCATGGCAGGCGCCTACGTGAAGTCCTACGACCGCGAGCCCTACAAGGCCAGGGTCCAGGAATTCCTGGAGCGTTCCTGA
- a CDS encoding flavin reductase family protein, whose translation MSRFATGVTVVTYDGEDGPRGATMNSFTSVSADPPLVLLSVARRARCHDPLLRQPFCVNVLGAEQERLARLFAGAQGLGKPGWVAGARVPRLANPLAWIECDPWRAYDGGDHTLVVGHVTDLGHRDGDALTYTWSRFGTAAESSDGIEHLI comes from the coding sequence ATGTCCCGATTCGCCACGGGCGTCACCGTCGTCACCTACGACGGCGAGGACGGCCCTCGGGGAGCCACCATGAACTCCTTCACATCCGTGTCGGCCGACCCTCCACTGGTGCTGCTCAGCGTCGCCCGCCGGGCCCGCTGCCATGACCCGCTCCTGCGTCAGCCGTTCTGCGTCAACGTCCTCGGCGCCGAACAGGAGCGACTGGCCCGCCTGTTCGCCGGGGCTCAAGGCTTGGGCAAACCCGGCTGGGTCGCCGGCGCCCGGGTGCCACGGCTGGCCAATCCCCTCGCCTGGATCGAGTGCGACCCCTGGCGCGCGTACGACGGCGGCGACCACACCCTCGTCGTCGGTCATGTCACCGACCTGGGCCACCGCGACGGTGACGCCCTCACCTACACCTGGAGCCGCTTCGGCACGGCCGCCGAGTCGTCCGACGGCATCGAACACCTCATCTGA
- a CDS encoding MarR family winged helix-turn-helix transcriptional regulator has product MTLEPSDPEHLHFWSFIDYAVERVSRELPGIEPLAMRLVFTLHRAANMVVYDLESTVHRPRGWSWPGFRVLFAIWLSAPVEARKVAELSGMSRAAVSALVNTLERDGLVRKERAAYDGRAVELSLTDSGQEAITSAFLAHNKREQEWAGALSEDETRTLIELLGKLTTHSVDFDARHRA; this is encoded by the coding sequence ATGACCCTGGAACCGTCCGACCCCGAGCATCTGCACTTCTGGTCGTTCATCGACTACGCCGTCGAGCGGGTCTCCCGGGAACTGCCCGGCATCGAGCCGCTCGCCATGCGGCTGGTGTTCACGCTCCACCGGGCGGCCAACATGGTGGTCTACGACCTCGAATCCACCGTGCACCGGCCGCGCGGCTGGTCGTGGCCCGGGTTCCGTGTGCTGTTCGCGATCTGGCTGTCCGCCCCGGTCGAGGCGAGGAAGGTCGCGGAGTTGTCCGGCATGAGCCGGGCGGCCGTGTCGGCGCTGGTGAACACGCTGGAGCGTGACGGCCTGGTGCGCAAGGAGCGCGCGGCCTACGACGGACGCGCCGTGGAACTCTCGCTCACCGACTCCGGCCAGGAAGCGATCACCTCCGCGTTCCTCGCCCACAACAAGCGGGAGCAGGAGTGGGCGGGCGCCCTCAGCGAGGACGAGACCCGCACGCTGATCGAGCTCCTGGGCAAGCTGACCACCCACTCCGTCGACTTCGACGCCAGGCATCGGGCCTGA
- a CDS encoding DsbA family protein, giving the protein MSSVERIRLTYAFDAYCGWCYGFGPALHEFAAANADRLELRVLSGGLFTGSRALPVSAYPHIPGANERVTQLTGVTFGDGYRAALADGNVVMDSADAAVGLVALRSQPGVNALDAAAAMQRAWYVDGRSLSDSEVYRDLAAELSLDAEAVAAVFASPAARAEAEADFLEVRRLGVDAYPTLLLHTAHGTDRLGGPVASADALTHALDQHVAATAAA; this is encoded by the coding sequence ATGAGTTCTGTGGAGCGCATTCGGCTGACCTACGCCTTCGACGCCTACTGCGGCTGGTGCTACGGCTTCGGGCCCGCCTTGCATGAGTTCGCCGCCGCCAACGCGGACCGGCTTGAGCTGCGCGTGCTGTCCGGCGGTCTGTTCACCGGCTCGCGCGCACTTCCGGTGTCGGCCTACCCGCACATCCCCGGCGCCAACGAGCGCGTCACCCAACTGACCGGTGTCACTTTCGGCGACGGGTACCGGGCCGCGCTGGCGGACGGAAACGTGGTGATGGACTCCGCCGATGCCGCCGTCGGCCTGGTCGCGCTGCGCAGCCAGCCAGGCGTGAACGCCCTGGACGCGGCGGCCGCGATGCAGCGTGCCTGGTACGTCGACGGCCGCAGTCTGTCCGACAGCGAGGTCTACCGGGACCTCGCCGCCGAGCTGAGTCTGGACGCCGAGGCGGTGGCGGCCGTGTTCGCTTCGCCCGCCGCCCGTGCCGAGGCCGAGGCCGACTTCCTCGAGGTGCGCCGTCTGGGCGTCGATGCCTACCCAACGCTGCTGCTGCACACCGCCCACGGCACCGACCGTCTGGGCGGCCCGGTCGCCTCGGCCGACGCACTCACCCACGCCCTGGACCAGCACGTGGCCGCCACCGCGGCCGCCTGA
- a CDS encoding MBL fold metallo-hydrolase: MSSLTYSVHTAGDTGLNKSSVLITGEREALLVDGQFTLAEQHRVLADVIDSGKELTTVVVTTADPDYYFGLEVIRQAFPDARIVATATTVERIKSSWQGKLKTWAHLGKNMPTEVIVPEVLEGDRVSIEGHDFELRGGHPDLVWRTEYLWQPEDRAVVGGVLLFAGLHVWTADTPTSRERRAWDETLAEMERLAPRFVVAGHRSADSASDASVIGFTRTYLAEFEEELAKHSNDSEALKSAMLQRHPDLGLAVALDLGAKVNTGEMNWG; the protein is encoded by the coding sequence ATGTCCAGCCTGACGTATTCCGTTCACACGGCCGGCGACACCGGCCTGAACAAGTCCTCCGTCCTGATCACAGGCGAGCGCGAAGCACTCCTGGTCGACGGCCAGTTCACGCTCGCCGAACAGCACCGGGTCCTGGCGGACGTCATCGACAGCGGCAAGGAGCTGACCACCGTCGTGGTCACCACCGCCGACCCTGACTACTACTTCGGCCTGGAAGTGATCCGACAGGCGTTCCCCGACGCCAGGATCGTCGCCACCGCCACCACCGTGGAGCGGATCAAGAGCAGCTGGCAGGGCAAGCTCAAGACCTGGGCACACCTGGGCAAGAACATGCCCACCGAGGTGATCGTCCCGGAGGTGCTGGAAGGAGACCGCGTCAGCATCGAGGGCCACGACTTCGAGCTGCGCGGCGGCCACCCCGACCTGGTCTGGCGCACCGAGTACCTGTGGCAGCCCGAGGACCGCGCGGTGGTGGGCGGGGTCCTGCTCTTCGCCGGTCTGCATGTGTGGACCGCCGACACCCCTACGTCGCGTGAGCGGCGCGCCTGGGACGAGACGCTCGCCGAGATGGAGCGGCTCGCCCCGCGGTTCGTGGTCGCCGGCCACCGTTCCGCCGACTCCGCCAGCGATGCTTCGGTGATCGGCTTTACGCGCACCTACCTTGCCGAGTTCGAGGAGGAGCTGGCCAAGCACAGCAACGACTCCGAGGCTCTGAAGTCCGCGATGCTCCAGCGTCACCCAGACCTGGGACTGGCGGTGGCTCTGGATCTGGGTGCCAAGGTCAACACCGGCGAGATGAACTGGGGCTGA
- a CDS encoding helix-turn-helix domain-containing protein, producing MTVRKRQSRPREIADIGFAPAVGTPAGIEVISLADLRERAAVHMSEERLQAPQRPAFHLLITLSSGSLWHTVDFTGYALEPGSWLWVRPGQVQQWGDLDDAEGTLVLFEGDFLDTATVAAAQIDDPYAPALQVPGPEDRHALEMAVDHLALEFQALRGISLEAHVAVLRHLLAVLVLRLSQRTAPVGSPAPDPGETFLHFRDAVERDFTRTRRLEDYAQALGYSPRTLSRAALTGAGVGAKEFIDRRVVLEAKRLLAHGNQSAARVAAQLGFTSATNFSKYFHQRTGQSPIAFRATVRGRSSEDGGSEAPDARRPGH from the coding sequence GTGACGGTGAGAAAACGACAGAGCAGACCGCGCGAGATCGCGGACATCGGCTTCGCTCCCGCTGTCGGCACGCCTGCCGGCATCGAAGTCATCTCTCTGGCCGACCTGCGGGAGCGGGCCGCCGTCCACATGAGCGAAGAACGGTTGCAGGCACCGCAGCGACCCGCGTTCCACCTCCTGATCACCCTCTCCAGCGGCTCGTTGTGGCACACGGTGGATTTCACCGGCTACGCCCTTGAGCCGGGCTCCTGGCTCTGGGTCCGGCCCGGTCAGGTACAGCAGTGGGGTGATCTGGACGACGCCGAGGGCACTCTGGTCCTCTTCGAGGGCGACTTCCTAGATACGGCTACCGTGGCCGCAGCGCAGATAGACGATCCGTACGCCCCCGCACTCCAGGTTCCCGGTCCCGAGGACCGTCACGCGCTGGAGATGGCCGTGGACCATCTCGCGCTGGAGTTCCAGGCGTTGCGCGGCATCTCCCTGGAAGCGCACGTGGCGGTGTTGCGCCACCTGCTGGCAGTCCTCGTGCTGCGCCTTTCGCAGCGCACCGCGCCCGTCGGCAGCCCGGCACCGGACCCAGGGGAGACATTCCTGCATTTCCGTGACGCGGTCGAACGCGACTTCACCCGCACCCGCCGCCTGGAGGACTACGCCCAAGCCCTGGGCTACTCACCCCGCACTCTCTCCAGGGCCGCGCTGACCGGAGCAGGAGTGGGGGCGAAGGAGTTCATCGACCGGCGGGTCGTCCTGGAGGCCAAGCGCCTCCTGGCACACGGCAATCAATCAGCCGCCCGTGTCGCGGCGCAACTGGGCTTCACCAGCGCGACCAACTTCAGCAAGTACTTTCACCAGCGCACCGGCCAGTCTCCCATCGCCTTCCGTGCGACCGTCCGCGGCCGCTCCTCGGAGGACGGCGGGAGCGAAGCGCCCGACGCCAGGCGACCTGGGCACTGA
- a CDS encoding flavodoxin family protein, translated as MTSPIVSIAYHSGFGHTTVIAEAVQRGAKEAGAVVNLIAVGEITDAQWGQLDASDAIIFGSPTYMGTAATAFHGFAEASSERWFGQVWKDKLAAGFTNSGSKAGDKQSTLQWFATLASQHGMHWISLGMQGGWNSSQGSENDLNRLGFFLGAAAQSNVDQGTEGVTASDIATAEALGRRVADAAATWATGRAARTA; from the coding sequence ATGACTTCGCCCATCGTGTCCATCGCCTATCACTCCGGCTTCGGTCACACCACCGTCATTGCCGAGGCTGTCCAGCGTGGCGCCAAGGAGGCCGGCGCCGTCGTGAACCTGATCGCCGTCGGTGAGATCACCGACGCCCAGTGGGGGCAGCTGGATGCCTCGGATGCGATCATCTTTGGTTCCCCCACCTACATGGGAACCGCTGCCACCGCTTTCCACGGTTTCGCGGAGGCCAGCTCCGAGCGTTGGTTCGGGCAGGTTTGGAAGGACAAGCTGGCGGCTGGATTCACCAACTCGGGTTCCAAGGCGGGCGACAAGCAGTCGACCCTCCAGTGGTTCGCGACGCTGGCGTCGCAGCACGGTATGCACTGGATCTCGCTCGGCATGCAGGGTGGCTGGAACTCGTCCCAGGGGAGCGAGAACGATCTCAACAGGCTGGGCTTCTTCCTGGGTGCCGCCGCTCAGTCCAACGTGGATCAGGGGACCGAGGGGGTGACGGCCAGCGACATTGCCACCGCTGAGGCGCTGGGGCGTCGTGTCGCGGATGCCGCCGCCACATGGGCGACCGGCCGCGCCGCGCGCACCGCCTGA
- a CDS encoding RNA polymerase sigma factor: MTEQELRRNRQAGFEGLARVVAEPLHRYLLRRTNPDLVDDVLSDTMLVLWRRIDDVPGLGAGAGPTPDPDDVLPWCYGVARGCLANARRADGRRLRLVERLIRTQQHPPPTAVEHSDLHAALDRLGELDREVVRLWAWEGLAPRQIAEATGLTSNAVNIRLHRVKKKLAAQLQLTRKNADRPGHKPDEGRSSQ; the protein is encoded by the coding sequence ATGACGGAACAGGAGTTGCGCCGGAATCGACAGGCGGGCTTCGAAGGACTGGCGCGTGTGGTGGCGGAACCACTGCACCGGTATCTGCTGCGGCGGACGAACCCCGACCTGGTCGATGACGTCCTGTCAGACACGATGCTGGTGCTGTGGCGCCGCATCGACGATGTTCCCGGGCTCGGAGCTGGAGCCGGCCCCACGCCCGATCCCGATGATGTGCTGCCGTGGTGCTACGGGGTGGCACGGGGCTGCCTGGCCAACGCCCGGCGCGCTGACGGCCGCAGGCTGCGCTTGGTCGAGCGGCTGATCCGAACACAGCAGCATCCTCCGCCAACGGCCGTCGAGCACAGCGACCTGCATGCCGCGCTCGATCGCCTTGGGGAACTGGACCGTGAGGTGGTGCGGTTGTGGGCGTGGGAGGGCCTGGCGCCGCGTCAGATCGCGGAGGCGACCGGACTCACCTCCAATGCGGTCAACATACGGCTCCACCGGGTGAAGAAGAAACTCGCCGCACAGCTTCAGCTGACGCGAAAGAACGCCGACCGGCCCGGACACAAACCGGATGAAGGAAGGAGCAGTCAGTGA
- a CDS encoding SDR family oxidoreductase — protein sequence MKKILITGAGTGLGRGTAIGLAQAGHQVIAATELWSQVTELRRHVETLGLQDRVTVDKLDVLDDADIAAAVTWDFDTLVSNAGIGECGPMAEVPVDLVRRTFETNVFGNLHLMQRAIRKFVDAGTAGRIVIVSSMGGFLTAYGLGPYCASKHALEAIAASLRDELAPTGITVQTINPGAYDTGFNDRIADTTYRWHDDAINFTREADIRANFAEIMKGQHDPQDMIDKMVEVIGAADGAYRNVWPPATEDLVKQIQENAWTLPVNRD from the coding sequence ATGAAGAAGATCCTCATCACCGGCGCCGGCACCGGGCTCGGCCGCGGCACTGCCATCGGCCTGGCCCAGGCCGGTCACCAGGTCATCGCCGCCACCGAGTTGTGGTCCCAGGTCACCGAACTGCGCCGGCACGTCGAAACGCTCGGCCTCCAGGACCGCGTCACCGTCGACAAACTCGACGTCCTCGACGACGCTGACATCGCCGCGGCCGTCACCTGGGACTTCGACACCCTCGTCAGCAACGCCGGCATCGGCGAGTGCGGGCCGATGGCCGAAGTCCCCGTCGACCTGGTACGCCGCACCTTCGAGACCAACGTCTTCGGCAACCTCCATCTCATGCAGCGGGCCATCCGCAAGTTCGTCGACGCCGGCACCGCGGGCCGCATCGTCATCGTCAGTTCCATGGGCGGCTTCCTCACCGCCTACGGCCTGGGCCCCTACTGCGCCAGCAAGCACGCCCTGGAGGCCATCGCCGCCAGTCTGCGCGACGAACTCGCGCCCACCGGCATCACCGTCCAGACCATCAACCCCGGCGCCTACGACACCGGCTTCAACGACCGCATTGCAGACACCACCTACCGCTGGCACGACGACGCCATCAATTTCACCCGCGAAGCCGACATCCGCGCCAACTTCGCCGAAATCATGAAGGGCCAGCACGACCCTCAGGACATGATCGACAAAATGGTCGAGGTCATCGGCGCCGCCGACGGCGCCTACCGCAACGTGTGGCCGCCCGCCACCGAAGACCTCGTCAAGCAGATCCAGGAAAACGCCTGGACGCTCCCCGTCAACCGGGACTGA
- a CDS encoding GlcG/HbpS family heme-binding protein, translated as MRLSLKDAQTVIERACAHADGLGVPMNIAVVDGGGHLLAFARMDGAILGSIDIALTKAKTSILFNAPSENLWEYCKPGGPAPATEYTNGGLIPYAGGIPLYDETGTLIGAIGVSGGLPVQDGEVARAGAAAV; from the coding sequence ATGCGCCTCTCCCTCAAGGACGCCCAGACCGTCATCGAACGAGCCTGCGCCCACGCGGACGGCCTCGGCGTCCCGATGAACATCGCTGTCGTGGACGGCGGCGGCCACCTCCTCGCCTTCGCCCGCATGGACGGCGCCATCCTCGGCTCGATCGATATCGCCCTCACCAAGGCCAAAACCTCGATCCTGTTCAACGCGCCCAGCGAGAACCTCTGGGAATACTGCAAACCCGGCGGCCCCGCGCCCGCCACCGAGTACACCAACGGTGGCCTCATCCCCTATGCCGGGGGCATCCCTCTGTACGACGAGACCGGAACCCTCATCGGCGCGATCGGTGTCTCGGGAGGTCTGCCCGTCCAGGACGGCGAGGTCGCCCGCGCGGGCGCGGCCGCCGTATGA
- a CDS encoding MIP/aquaporin family protein: protein MAAEFALTGGVLFVVVTTVRWVTASPLSRALPKPHLQLVVVAVIVGAALAGALSSPWGRYSGGHLNPAVTFGLWLTGAFPGRRVPTYFAAQLTGSVAGTGLARLVWGPVLGDRMAYAAVEPAPSCSPALLFTVEAVSTGAVLTVTLLLMSRRAWTRWIPLARPAATAVVMIALGTLTGGSANPARQFGPALWAHRPDDWSHLWLYLLAPLAGAAITGGVARCQAYRLSIPRRAAADGRARSDRRLADALVEELAEVGRAAEAELRRDTGGRRVAVCQDRAAPRGRHTR, encoded by the coding sequence ATGGCCGCGGAGTTCGCCCTTACTGGCGGTGTCCTGTTCGTCGTGGTGACCACTGTCCGTTGGGTAACGGCATCACCACTCAGCCGGGCCCTGCCAAAACCGCATCTTCAGCTTGTGGTCGTGGCGGTGATCGTCGGCGCGGCGCTCGCGGGGGCGCTGTCCTCTCCATGGGGCCGCTATTCCGGCGGACATCTCAACCCCGCGGTGACCTTCGGTCTGTGGCTGACCGGTGCCTTCCCCGGCCGCCGGGTTCCGACGTACTTCGCTGCACAGCTCACCGGTTCCGTGGCGGGGACCGGCCTGGCCCGCCTCGTGTGGGGCCCGGTCCTCGGAGACCGGATGGCCTACGCCGCGGTTGAACCCGCTCCCTCCTGCTCGCCGGCCCTACTGTTCACCGTCGAAGCCGTGTCTACCGGCGCCGTCCTCACCGTCACCCTGCTGCTGATGTCCCGTCGCGCGTGGACACGCTGGATCCCGCTGGCCCGCCCCGCCGCCACCGCTGTGGTCATGATTGCCCTCGGCACCCTCACTGGCGGGTCCGCCAATCCCGCCCGTCAGTTCGGCCCCGCTCTGTGGGCCCACCGACCGGATGACTGGTCACACCTGTGGCTCTATCTGCTGGCGCCCCTTGCAGGTGCGGCCATCACCGGCGGGGTCGCCCGGTGCCAGGCATATCGCCTGTCCATCCCCCGAAGAGCGGCGGCGGACGGTCGCGCGAGAAGCGATCGGAGACTGGCCGATGCGCTGGTGGAAGAGCTTGCTGAAGTTGGTCGCGCCGCTGAAGCCGAACTGCGCCGCGATACGGGAGGCCGGCGGGTCGCTGTGTGCCAGGATCGAGCAGCGCCGCGCGGGCGTCATACGCGGTGA
- a CDS encoding HD domain-containing protein, which yields MSALDNLPEKIGGWPRTAATEAAVAFAAEHSPEWLLNHTVRSYFYARSIAAAKNFVAGADYDDETLFLATVLHDIGLTDEGQGPNRFEVDGAFRAARFAREHGLSDAAADQIWDAVALHTSPGIAPHKHTVGALAHFGIGADMFAFGIEEVDRAVVDAAHEAFPYLDLRNNIHAQLVHQIDEQPSKWAPVSFVDIVYRKHRPDNPFPGLDELVAAPVRPE from the coding sequence GTGAGCGCGCTCGACAATCTGCCGGAGAAGATCGGAGGGTGGCCGCGCACGGCCGCTACGGAGGCCGCTGTCGCCTTCGCTGCCGAGCACTCCCCGGAATGGCTGCTCAACCACACTGTCCGCAGCTACTTCTATGCCCGGAGTATCGCCGCCGCCAAGAACTTCGTTGCCGGCGCGGACTACGACGACGAGACGCTCTTCCTCGCCACGGTGCTGCACGACATCGGCCTGACCGACGAGGGCCAGGGACCGAACCGGTTCGAGGTGGACGGTGCGTTCCGGGCCGCTCGCTTCGCGCGGGAACACGGCCTGTCCGATGCCGCCGCCGACCAGATCTGGGACGCGGTGGCGCTGCACACCTCCCCGGGGATCGCGCCCCACAAGCACACGGTCGGCGCTCTCGCGCATTTCGGTATCGGCGCCGACATGTTCGCCTTCGGTATCGAGGAGGTGGACCGGGCGGTAGTGGACGCGGCGCACGAGGCGTTTCCCTATCTGGACCTGCGGAACAACATCCACGCGCAGTTGGTCCATCAGATCGACGAGCAGCCCTCGAAGTGGGCGCCGGTGTCGTTCGTCGACATCGTGTATCGCAAGCACCGGCCGGACAATCCGTTCCCCGGGCTGGACGAACTGGTCGCCGCCCCGGTGCGTCCGGAGTAA
- a CDS encoding DUF6616 family protein: MHVVVETWTPKPAFFAATEEARNDLFTGIQEAMKQLAEIGFVTLGWGRAEPATLSTSYEWFAVWQAPSREVADVFLNGVESSGWYTYFEQTNLVGELRPAETVIAEHLALGAEAK, encoded by the coding sequence ATGCATGTAGTCGTCGAGACCTGGACACCGAAGCCCGCGTTCTTCGCCGCCACCGAGGAGGCGCGGAACGACCTGTTCACAGGGATCCAGGAAGCCATGAAGCAGCTCGCGGAGATCGGATTCGTGACGCTCGGCTGGGGCAGGGCGGAACCGGCCACACTTTCGACGTCCTACGAGTGGTTCGCGGTCTGGCAGGCCCCTTCGAGGGAAGTGGCCGACGTGTTCCTGAACGGTGTCGAGAGCTCCGGCTGGTACACCTACTTCGAGCAGACCAACCTCGTGGGCGAGCTGCGGCCGGCCGAGACGGTCATCGCCGAGCACCTGGCACTGGGAGCTGAGGCCAAGTGA
- a CDS encoding GlxA family transcriptional regulator has translation MDNNPKDPAKVAVVVQPGYVLLDVAVPQQVFGHWPDYVTACWPGGAPYELTLVSAVPAENPLVPREVEPLDRLETADTVIVAGVQDPTEPPDAELVERLRDAYNRGSRMVSICTGAFALAAAGILDGRSATTHWHWARLLRDRHPSVTVREEELYVEDTGVFTSAGVLAGTDLSLHLLRLDHGQAAANTMARFLVSPPHREGGQAQFIEHIPPGGDAEITEVITWILEHLDEPLTLESVSQYSHMSTRTLRRRFRAVTGTSVMNWVAMQRVACARELLETTRLGIDDIAHQCGFGSAESLRIHFTAMTRTSPSRYRRTFAA, from the coding sequence ATGGACAATAATCCCAAGGATCCGGCCAAGGTCGCGGTGGTGGTGCAGCCGGGCTATGTCCTGTTGGACGTAGCCGTTCCCCAGCAGGTGTTCGGCCACTGGCCGGACTACGTGACCGCCTGCTGGCCTGGCGGAGCCCCCTACGAGCTGACCTTGGTGAGTGCGGTTCCCGCGGAAAACCCGCTGGTGCCCCGCGAGGTCGAGCCGCTCGACCGGCTGGAAACGGCGGACACCGTGATCGTCGCCGGAGTGCAGGACCCCACCGAGCCTCCGGACGCCGAGCTGGTCGAACGGCTGCGTGACGCGTACAACCGGGGCAGCCGTATGGTGTCGATCTGCACGGGCGCCTTCGCCCTGGCGGCGGCCGGGATCCTGGACGGCCGCAGCGCCACCACCCACTGGCACTGGGCCAGGCTGCTGCGAGACCGCCACCCGTCGGTCACGGTCCGCGAAGAGGAGCTCTACGTCGAGGACACGGGCGTCTTCACCTCCGCGGGTGTCCTCGCCGGAACCGACCTGTCCCTGCATCTCCTGCGGCTCGACCACGGCCAGGCCGCCGCGAACACGATGGCCCGCTTCCTGGTCAGCCCGCCCCACCGCGAAGGGGGACAGGCCCAGTTCATCGAGCACATCCCGCCCGGCGGCGACGCCGAGATCACCGAGGTGATCACCTGGATCCTGGAACACCTCGACGAGCCGCTCACCCTGGAGTCGGTCAGCCAGTACAGCCACATGAGCACACGAACCCTGCGCCGCAGATTCCGGGCCGTGACCGGAACGAGCGTCATGAACTGGGTGGCCATGCAACGCGTAGCCTGCGCGCGCGAACTCCTCGAGACCACTCGCCTCGGCATCGACGACATCGCCCACCAATGCGGCTTCGGCTCCGCGGAGTCACTGCGCATCCACTTCACCGCGATGACCAGGACCAGCCCGTCGAGATATCGCCGCACCTTCGCCGCCTGA